The following proteins come from a genomic window of Pararhodobacter sp.:
- a CDS encoding L-iditol 2-dehydrogenase — MRLHGKCALITGAARGIGLAFAKRYAAEGARIAIADIDLERAQAAAAEIGAAAIAVKMDVTDQASIDAGVAATIKAFGQIDILINNAAIFSAAPIVEITREDYTRVFDINVSGTLFTLQAVARHMIDKGIKGRIINMASQAGRRGESLVAVYCASKAAIISLTQSAGLNLIAHGINVNAIAPGVVDGEHWDGVDAFFAKYENKPLGQKKKEVAASVPYGRMGRAEDLVGMAVFLASADADYVVAQTYNVDGGNWMS, encoded by the coding sequence ATGAGACTGCACGGGAAATGTGCGTTGATTACCGGCGCCGCCCGCGGCATCGGTCTGGCCTTTGCCAAACGCTATGCCGCCGAGGGCGCGCGGATTGCGATTGCCGATATCGACCTGGAGCGCGCACAGGCCGCCGCCGCCGAGATCGGCGCGGCGGCGATTGCGGTCAAGATGGATGTCACCGATCAGGCCAGCATCGACGCGGGTGTTGCCGCCACGATCAAGGCCTTCGGTCAGATCGACATCCTGATCAACAACGCCGCGATCTTTTCCGCCGCGCCCATCGTGGAAATCACCCGCGAGGATTACACGCGGGTCTTTGACATCAACGTCAGTGGCACGCTGTTCACCCTGCAGGCGGTCGCGCGGCACATGATCGACAAGGGCATCAAGGGGCGCATCATCAACATGGCCTCGCAAGCCGGGCGGCGCGGCGAAAGCCTGGTCGCGGTCTATTGCGCCAGCAAGGCGGCGATCATTTCGCTGACCCAATCGGCGGGCCTCAACCTGATCGCGCATGGCATCAACGTGAATGCCATCGCCCCCGGTGTGGTGGATGGCGAACACTGGGACGGCGTCGATGCGTTCTTTGCCAAATACGAAAACAAGCCCTTGGGCCAGAAGAAAAAAGAGGTCGCGGCTTCGGTGCCTTACGGGCGCATGGGCCGGGCCGAGGATCTGGTGGGCATGGCCGTGTTCCTGGCCTCGGCCGACGCCGATTATGTTGTGGCGCAGACCTATAATGTGGACGGCGGGAATTGGATGAGCTGA
- a CDS encoding mannitol dehydrogenase family protein, translating to MTNPVRDPKTIKLCNANLGKMPKGVAVPTYDRSALTPGIVHIGLGNFHRAHQAWYLHRLMQQGLAHDWAIIGAGVRAGDAVMRERLLAQDCLTTLVELDPNSASVEVIGAMIDFVEVHPQNTPLIAAMSDPRIRIVALTVTEGGYFRSAAGTLDTSHPDIRHDAANPHQPVTAFGAMIAAYRARRDAGHAAFAGQSCDNLQGNGDVLRRTVVDLARLSDPELAHWIDQNASFPNSMVDCIVPATGASELSFVRALGIDDAAPVTHENYRQWVIEDQFCQGRPSWEHAGATITDAVHPYESMKIRILNAGHQVLANVGELLSLETITDCMADPLIFAFFHKVQAQEFLPHVEAVEGTTALDYLALIEKRFSNPKIRDTTRRVAFDGSSRHAGFILPILRDALDSGGDIEGLALVEALWARMCAGTREDGSTIAANDPIWDRLTQTAQAAKSDPQAWLALHQIYGDLADNPRFSGAFSAWLRKIWADGARAALRDYCGHDTPSKG from the coding sequence ATGACGAACCCAGTGCGTGACCCCAAGACCATCAAGCTCTGCAACGCCAATCTGGGCAAAATGCCCAAGGGTGTCGCGGTTCCGACCTACGACCGATCCGCGCTGACGCCGGGGATCGTGCACATCGGCCTGGGCAATTTCCACCGTGCGCATCAGGCGTGGTATTTGCACCGGTTGATGCAGCAGGGTCTGGCCCATGACTGGGCCATCATCGGTGCCGGAGTGCGCGCCGGTGACGCGGTGATGCGCGAGCGTTTGTTGGCGCAGGACTGCCTGACGACACTTGTGGAGCTGGACCCGAACAGCGCCTCGGTTGAGGTGATTGGCGCGATGATTGATTTCGTCGAGGTTCACCCGCAAAACACCCCGCTGATCGCAGCAATGTCCGACCCTCGTATCCGCATTGTGGCGCTGACCGTCACCGAGGGGGGCTATTTTCGGTCCGCGGCGGGTACGCTTGACACGTCGCACCCCGATATCCGGCATGACGCCGCCAATCCGCACCAGCCCGTCACCGCCTTTGGCGCGATGATCGCTGCGTATCGTGCGCGCCGCGACGCGGGCCACGCGGCCTTTGCCGGGCAAAGCTGTGACAACCTGCAAGGCAATGGCGACGTTTTGCGCCGCACCGTTGTGGACCTGGCGCGGCTCAGCGACCCCGAGCTTGCGCATTGGATCGACCAGAACGCCAGCTTTCCCAACTCCATGGTGGATTGCATCGTGCCCGCCACTGGCGCGTCAGAGCTGTCTTTCGTGCGCGCGCTCGGCATTGACGACGCCGCGCCGGTGACCCATGAAAACTACCGCCAATGGGTGATCGAGGATCAATTCTGTCAGGGCCGCCCGTCGTGGGAACACGCCGGGGCGACGATCACCGACGCCGTGCACCCGTACGAAAGCATGAAAATCCGCATCCTGAACGCCGGGCATCAGGTTCTGGCCAATGTCGGCGAACTCCTGAGCCTGGAGACGATCACCGATTGCATGGCCGATCCGCTGATTTTCGCGTTTTTCCACAAGGTTCAGGCGCAGGAATTCCTGCCCCATGTCGAAGCGGTCGAGGGAACCACGGCGCTGGACTATCTTGCGTTGATCGAAAAGCGGTTCTCCAACCCGAAAATCCGTGACACCACCCGCCGCGTCGCGTTTGACGGCTCATCGCGCCATGCCGGGTTCATCTTGCCCATTTTGCGCGATGCTCTGGACAGCGGCGGCGACATCGAGGGGCTGGCGCTTGTCGAGGCGCTCTGGGCACGCATGTGCGCCGGAACCCGCGAGGATGGCAGCACGATCGCCGCGAATGACCCGATCTGGGACCGGTTGACACAGACCGCACAGGCCGCGAAATCGGACCCGCAGGCCTGGTTGGCACTGCATCAGATCTATGGTGATCTGGCCGATAACCCCCGGTTTTCGGGTGCCTTTTCTGCATGGTTGCGCAAAATATGGGCCGATGGAGCCAGAGCCGCCTTGCGCGACTATTGTGGCCACGACACCCCATCCAAAGGGTGA
- a CDS encoding nucleoside/nucleotide kinase family protein, with amino-acid sequence MPPTPRSITLDDLAAALAANAGASRRVVALAGAPGSGKSTTAKRLQCALTETYGIATQIVPMDGYHYDDAVLAQLGRSDRKGAPDTFDVIGLKTTLTRLAPAFQTEPVAVPVFDRGLELSRAAGRLIDPATRLVLVEGNYLLLNDQPWSQLQPLFDLTIMLECDAQILRKRLLTRWRDLEYSLADAQQKVDGNDLPNARRVLADSSAPDYFLIHADAVRLAGDAKRPTAFKGKTT; translated from the coding sequence ATGCCCCCCACACCACGCTCCATCACGCTAGACGACCTTGCCGCCGCCCTTGCGGCAAACGCCGGCGCGTCGCGTCGTGTCGTGGCGCTGGCGGGCGCGCCGGGCAGCGGAAAGTCCACGACGGCAAAGCGTTTGCAATGCGCGCTGACCGAAACCTACGGGATCGCAACGCAGATCGTGCCGATGGATGGGTACCACTATGACGACGCGGTTTTGGCCCAGTTGGGCCGGTCCGACCGCAAAGGTGCGCCCGATACGTTCGACGTTATCGGGCTGAAAACAACGCTGACCCGGCTTGCCCCCGCGTTCCAGACCGAACCGGTGGCAGTCCCGGTTTTTGATCGCGGGCTGGAGTTGTCACGCGCGGCGGGACGCCTGATCGACCCCGCCACCCGCCTTGTGCTGGTGGAAGGAAACTATCTGCTGTTGAACGATCAGCCGTGGTCTCAACTGCAACCGTTGTTCGATCTGACCATCATGCTTGAATGCGATGCGCAGATCTTGCGCAAGCGGCTGCTGACGCGATGGCGTGATCTTGAGTACAGCCTCGCTGACGCGCAACAAAAAGTTGACGGCAACGATCTGCCGAACGCGCGGCGCGTTCTGGCCGATAGTTCTGCGCCGGACTATTTCCTCATTCACGCGGACGCAGTGCGCCTTGCTGGCGACGCCAAACGGCCCACGGCCTTCAAAGGAAAAACGACATGA
- a CDS encoding ABC transporter ATP-binding protein, producing MGRIQLKQVKKAFGDVVVIPPLDLEINDGEFVVFVGPSGCGKSTLLRLIAGLEDTTSGNIEIDGEDATALPPAKRRLAMVFQSYALYPHMTVRKNIAFPLRMAKMDQAEQDRRIEAAAKALNLTDYLHRRPGQLSGGQRQRVAIGRAIVREPAAFLFDEPLSNLDAALRVGMRMEISELHKKLKTTMVYVTHDQVEAMTMADKIVVLQAGVIEQVGSPLELYHTPRNKFVAGFIGSPKMNLLEGPEAAKHNATTIGIRPEHIDISTTEGQWQGTVGVAEHLGSDTFLHVHGVPGCDPMTVRIAGDVALSHGDTVHLTPRLDQIHKFDAKGLRIAQ from the coding sequence ATGGGACGCATCCAACTCAAGCAGGTTAAAAAGGCTTTCGGCGACGTGGTGGTCATTCCACCGCTGGACCTGGAGATCAACGACGGCGAGTTCGTGGTCTTTGTCGGCCCCTCGGGCTGCGGTAAATCCACGCTTTTGCGTCTGATTGCCGGGCTCGAGGATACCACCTCGGGCAATATCGAGATCGACGGCGAGGATGCCACCGCCCTGCCCCCGGCCAAACGGCGGCTGGCGATGGTGTTCCAATCCTATGCGCTCTATCCGCATATGACGGTGCGCAAGAACATCGCCTTTCCGCTGCGCATGGCCAAGATGGATCAGGCCGAGCAGGATCGCCGCATCGAGGCCGCCGCCAAGGCGCTGAACCTGACCGATTATCTGCATCGACGCCCCGGCCAGCTTTCGGGCGGCCAGCGCCAACGGGTTGCGATTGGCCGCGCCATTGTCCGCGAGCCAGCCGCCTTTCTGTTCGATGAACCGCTGTCAAACCTTGATGCCGCGCTGCGGGTCGGCATGCGGATGGAAATCTCGGAACTGCACAAGAAGCTCAAGACAACGATGGTCTATGTGACGCACGATCAGGTCGAAGCGATGACCATGGCTGACAAGATTGTCGTGCTGCAAGCCGGGGTGATCGAACAAGTCGGCAGCCCTCTGGAACTCTATCACACGCCGCGCAACAAATTCGTGGCGGGCTTCATCGGCTCGCCCAAGATGAACCTGCTCGAAGGGCCCGAGGCGGCGAAACACAACGCCACCACCATCGGCATCCGGCCCGAGCATATCGACATCTCGACCACCGAGGGCCAGTGGCAAGGCACCGTCGGCGTGGCGGAACATCTGGGCTCGGACACCTTCTTGCATGTCCACGGCGTTCCGGGCTGCGACCCGATGACCGTGCGCATCGCCGGAGACGTTGCCCTCAGCCACGGCGACACGGTCCACCTGACGCCCCGCCTCGACCAAATCCACAAGTTCGACGCCAAGGGCTTGAGGATCGCGCAATGA
- a CDS encoding pyridoxal phosphate-dependent decarboxylase family protein has protein sequence MDWDNFARLGAEIAEWGANYHRGIGERPVRAPLEPGAVRARFPQSPPETGEGLDGILAEIDEKIMPGLTHWQHPRFFAYFPGNATPPSMLADFVASIMAQQCMLWQTSPAGTEVETLMLDWLRQGLGLPEGFQGVIQDSASSATLAAVLTMRERALKWAGNAAGLTGQARLRIYASDEVHTSVDRAIWIAGIGGDNLVRIPTRGPLRAMDPVALRAAIRADREAGYLPAGLVACTGGTGTGACDDLRDVLAVARDEALYSHVDAAWAGAAMICPEFRTLWAGIEAADSLVLNPHKWMGVQFDFSAHYLRDPKDLVKTLAISPEYLRTHGKGGFVNYSEWSVPLGRRFRAMKLWFVLKAYGLEGLRAVIRDHVAWSQQLAEVLRADGRFEIVTEPVLSLFTVKLAGADDAAMLAYVNRINDDGRIYVTQGRTKGQIVVRFQVGSFAATEADVILAGEVMKSLAG, from the coding sequence ATGGACTGGGATAATTTCGCCAGACTCGGCGCGGAAATCGCCGAATGGGGCGCGAATTACCATCGCGGCATTGGTGAGCGCCCGGTGCGCGCCCCGCTGGAACCGGGGGCCGTCCGGGCCAGATTTCCGCAAAGCCCGCCCGAAACAGGCGAAGGGTTGGACGGGATCCTGGCCGAGATCGACGAGAAGATCATGCCGGGTCTGACCCATTGGCAACACCCGAGATTCTTTGCCTATTTTCCGGGCAATGCCACGCCACCGTCGATGCTGGCCGATTTCGTGGCCTCGATCATGGCGCAGCAATGTATGCTCTGGCAGACCTCGCCCGCCGGAACCGAGGTGGAAACGCTGATGCTGGATTGGCTGCGGCAAGGGTTGGGGTTGCCGGAGGGGTTTCAGGGCGTCATTCAGGACTCGGCGTCATCGGCGACCTTGGCGGCGGTGTTGACCATGCGCGAGCGGGCGCTGAAGTGGGCGGGCAATGCAGCGGGGCTGACGGGCCAGGCGCGGTTGCGGATCTATGCGTCGGATGAGGTGCACACGTCGGTCGATCGGGCGATCTGGATTGCGGGGATCGGCGGTGACAATCTGGTGCGCATTCCAACCCGGGGTCCGTTGCGAGCGATGGACCCCGTTGCACTCCGCGCGGCGATCAGGGCCGACCGGGAGGCGGGCTATCTGCCAGCGGGACTTGTCGCCTGCACGGGCGGCACAGGCACCGGGGCGTGCGATGATCTGCGCGACGTTCTGGCCGTGGCGCGTGACGAGGCGCTCTATAGCCATGTGGATGCAGCCTGGGCCGGGGCGGCGATGATTTGCCCGGAATTTCGCACCCTTTGGGCGGGGATCGAAGCCGCGGATTCCCTTGTGCTGAACCCGCACAAATGGATGGGTGTCCAGTTTGATTTCAGCGCACACTATCTGCGCGACCCGAAAGACCTGGTCAAGACATTGGCCATTTCGCCGGAGTATCTGCGAACCCATGGCAAAGGCGGTTTCGTCAATTACTCGGAGTGGTCGGTGCCGTTGGGACGGCGGTTCCGGGCGATGAAATTGTGGTTCGTGCTCAAGGCCTATGGCCTCGAAGGGTTGCGCGCGGTGATCCGCGATCATGTGGCCTGGTCGCAGCAACTGGCCGAGGTCCTGCGCGCCGATGGACGCTTCGAGATTGTCACGGAACCGGTGTTGTCGCTGTTCACCGTCAAGCTGGCGGGGGCCGATGATGCGGCGATGCTGGCCTATGTGAACCGGATCAACGACGATGGCCGTATCTATGTCACGCAAGGGCGCACCAAGGGGCAAATCGTGGTAAGATTTCAGGTTGGCAGCTTCGCGGCGACAGAGGCGGACGTGATCTTGGCCGGTGAGGTGATGAAGTCGTTGGCGGGGTAG
- a CDS encoding carbohydrate kinase produces the protein MILCCGEALIDMIPTPTSTGRDGFVPHPGGAVFNTAIALGRLGVQTGLLSGLSSDMFGQQLTEALRASHVDTSHIIVSDRPTTLAFVRLQDGHATYSFFDENSAGRILGPDDLPQVSADVSSLYFGGISLASEPCADTYAALLATEGKNRAVMMDPNIRPQFIRNIDTYRARLDRMMAMTDIVKVSDEDLNWMFPSPLSLTEKVNAVLDIGPSLVILTRGGEGATGFMADGTEVSVPAKRVEIVDTVGAGDTFNAGVLAKLYELGALQKSRLATLSADDLAQALTHGARVAAVTVSRAGANPPWSAEL, from the coding sequence ATGATCCTGTGTTGCGGAGAAGCCCTGATCGACATGATTCCGACGCCGACCAGCACCGGTCGCGACGGGTTTGTGCCCCATCCCGGCGGCGCGGTGTTCAACACCGCCATCGCATTGGGGCGGCTTGGGGTGCAGACGGGCCTGTTGTCGGGGCTGTCCTCGGATATGTTCGGCCAACAACTGACCGAGGCACTCCGGGCCAGCCATGTCGATACCTCCCACATCATCGTCTCGGATCGCCCGACCACACTGGCCTTCGTGCGCTTGCAGGATGGGCACGCAACCTATTCTTTCTTCGATGAAAACTCGGCCGGGCGCATACTTGGCCCCGATGATCTCCCGCAGGTCTCGGCCGACGTGTCGTCGCTCTATTTCGGCGGTATCAGTTTGGCGAGCGAGCCTTGCGCCGACACCTATGCCGCGTTGCTCGCAACCGAGGGTAAAAACCGCGCGGTGATGATGGATCCGAATATCCGCCCGCAATTCATCCGCAATATCGACACCTATCGCGCCCGGTTGGATCGGATGATGGCGATGACCGATATCGTCAAGGTGTCGGACGAGGATCTGAACTGGATGTTCCCCTCGCCGCTGTCCCTGACGGAAAAGGTCAACGCGGTGCTGGATATCGGGCCGAGCCTGGTCATCCTGACGCGCGGCGGCGAGGGGGCGACCGGGTTCATGGCGGATGGAACCGAGGTATCCGTTCCGGCCAAACGCGTCGAAATCGTTGATACGGTTGGCGCGGGCGATACCTTCAACGCGGGCGTCTTGGCCAAACTCTACGAGTTGGGGGCTTTGCAGAAATCGCGGCTGGCGACCCTGTCGGCTGACGACCTGGCACAAGCGCTGACGCATGGTGCCCGCGTCGCCGCGGTGACCGTCTCGCGCGCCGGTGCCAACCCGCCCTGGTCAGCGGAGCTGTGA
- a CDS encoding carbohydrate ABC transporter permease, with protein sequence MARAVTTQRKALNTVVAWSIGLLIFFPILWTILTSFKTEAEAIANPPVFLFFDWTLENYGVVMERSNYMRFLTNSVIIAGGSTLLGVLIAVPAAWSMAFVPSKRTKDILLWMLSTKMLPAVGVLYPIYLLCIHLGVLDNRAALVVILMLINLPIIVWMLYTYFREIPGEILEAARMDGANLKDEILYVLTPMAIPGIASTLLLNFILAWNEAFWTLNLTSIDAAPLTAFIASYSSPEGLFFAKLSAASTMAIAPILILGWFSQKQLVRGLTFGAVK encoded by the coding sequence ATGGCAAGAGCTGTCACAACCCAACGCAAGGCCCTCAACACCGTCGTCGCCTGGAGCATCGGCCTGCTGATCTTCTTCCCGATCCTGTGGACCATCCTGACCTCGTTCAAGACCGAGGCCGAGGCCATCGCCAACCCACCGGTGTTCCTGTTCTTCGATTGGACGCTGGAGAATTACGGTGTGGTGATGGAGCGCTCGAACTACATGCGCTTCCTGACCAACTCGGTGATCATCGCGGGCGGCTCGACGCTGCTGGGTGTGCTGATTGCCGTGCCCGCCGCCTGGTCGATGGCCTTTGTGCCCTCCAAGCGCACCAAAGACATCCTGCTGTGGATGCTCTCGACCAAGATGTTGCCGGCGGTTGGCGTTCTGTATCCGATCTACCTTCTGTGCATTCATCTGGGGGTTCTGGACAATCGCGCCGCGCTGGTGGTGATCCTGATGCTGATCAACCTGCCGATCATCGTCTGGATGCTGTACACCTATTTCCGCGAAATTCCGGGCGAAATCCTGGAAGCGGCGCGAATGGACGGGGCAAACCTCAAGGATGAAATCCTCTATGTCCTGACGCCAATGGCGATCCCCGGTATTGCCTCGACGCTGCTCTTGAACTTCATCCTGGCGTGGAACGAAGCCTTCTGGACGCTGAACCTGACCTCGATCGACGCCGCCCCCTTGACCGCGTTCATCGCCAGCTACTCCAGCCCCGAAGGCCTGTTCTTCGCGAAACTCAGCGCTGCATCGACCATGGCCATCGCGCCGATCCTGATCCTTGGCTGGTTCAGCCAGAAACAACTTGTCCGAGGCCTGACCTTTGGCGCCGTGAAGTGA
- a CDS encoding sugar ABC transporter permease, with product MATQHSRSAARIMMAPAVFLLLVWMLVPLCMTLWFSFRNYLPLRGGDLGFAGFDNFVRFVSSSAFWPSILTTLIIVGGVLLISIVFGVLLAILLDKPMWGQGIVRILVIAPFFVMPTVSALVWKNMFMDPVNGVFAHLWRFFGADPIVWLQDASVFSIIVIVAWQWLPFATLILLTAIQSLDSEQLEAAEIDGANPLARFVFISLPHLSRAITIVILIQTIFVLAVFAEIFVTTGGAFGTRTLTYLIYQRVLESQNVGLGSAGGVYAIILANIVAIFLMRIVGKNLDN from the coding sequence ATGGCGACCCAGCATTCCCGATCTGCAGCGCGGATCATGATGGCCCCTGCAGTATTCTTGCTCCTTGTCTGGATGCTCGTCCCGCTGTGCATGACCTTGTGGTTCTCGTTCCGAAACTATCTGCCGCTTCGCGGTGGCGACCTGGGTTTCGCGGGCTTCGACAATTTCGTGCGCTTCGTCTCCTCCAGCGCCTTCTGGCCCTCGATCCTGACGACCTTGATCATCGTCGGCGGCGTCCTGCTGATCTCGATTGTCTTTGGCGTGCTGCTGGCGATCTTGCTGGACAAGCCGATGTGGGGACAGGGCATCGTGCGCATCCTCGTCATCGCTCCGTTCTTCGTGATGCCAACCGTCTCGGCGCTGGTCTGGAAGAACATGTTCATGGACCCGGTGAACGGCGTGTTCGCCCATCTGTGGCGCTTTTTTGGCGCGGATCCCATCGTCTGGCTGCAAGACGCGTCGGTGTTCTCGATCATTGTGATCGTCGCGTGGCAGTGGCTGCCGTTTGCAACCCTGATCCTGTTGACGGCCATTCAATCGCTCGACAGCGAGCAACTGGAAGCCGCCGAGATTGATGGTGCCAACCCCTTGGCCCGCTTTGTCTTTATCTCCCTGCCGCATCTCAGCCGCGCCATCACCATCGTCATTCTTATCCAGACGATCTTTGTTCTGGCCGTCTTTGCCGAAATCTTCGTGACCACCGGCGGCGCCTTTGGCACCCGAACCCTGACCTACCTGATCTATCAGCGCGTGCTGGAAAGCCAGAATGTGGGTCTGGGCAGTGCCGGCGGCGTTTATGCCATCATCCTTGCCAATATCGTCGCCATCTTCCTGATGCGCATCGTCGGCAAGAACCTGGACAATTGA
- a CDS encoding LacI family DNA-binding transcriptional regulator codes for MTGIKIRNMQEFADVSGISRPTISKYFNDPDSVRPGTRGRIEAALERYDYRPNIYAMNQNRKLTKTIGIVVPLISDPYFAEIARNLEQRCITAGYRPTLFSSHGDSAFEVEVLDTLRSLKPAGALLAPLGRASDKQALKRFCNDVPTMIFDSSVEEIGLGFVGSDNFQFTQHIADYLCRTGEPPCLFDMKTPANPNALRRRQSYLDTMAAFGHTPHVISVEGEGWGFEEIGRLGGHEALTQARFPTNTILCSNDRLAIGLLTACYEQGVRVGRGPDDAIRVAGQDGHPHSRYTCPPLTTISHDYDAVSQTAADSLFAAIDGRVSPWKSTRLEGRLILRDSA; via the coding sequence ATGACAGGTATCAAAATTCGGAACATGCAGGAGTTTGCCGACGTCAGTGGCATCTCTCGCCCGACAATCTCAAAATATTTCAACGATCCTGACAGCGTTCGTCCCGGCACGCGTGGTCGCATCGAGGCCGCGTTGGAGCGGTATGACTATCGACCCAACATCTATGCGATGAACCAGAACCGCAAGTTGACCAAGACCATTGGCATCGTCGTCCCCCTCATCTCGGACCCTTATTTCGCCGAAATCGCCCGCAACCTCGAACAGCGCTGCATCACCGCCGGATACCGCCCGACCCTGTTCAGCTCGCACGGCGACTCCGCCTTCGAGGTCGAGGTGCTCGACACGCTTCGCTCGCTCAAACCAGCCGGTGCCCTGCTGGCGCCCTTGGGTCGCGCGTCCGACAAACAAGCGCTGAAACGGTTCTGCAACGACGTTCCGACGATGATTTTCGACAGCAGCGTCGAGGAAATCGGCCTTGGGTTCGTGGGCTCCGACAACTTTCAGTTCACGCAGCATATTGCGGATTATCTGTGCCGGACCGGCGAGCCGCCTTGTCTATTTGACATGAAGACCCCAGCCAATCCGAACGCGCTGCGTCGCCGTCAGAGCTATCTGGATACGATGGCGGCCTTTGGTCATACCCCGCATGTCATCTCGGTCGAAGGCGAGGGTTGGGGGTTCGAGGAAATCGGTCGCCTGGGCGGTCATGAGGCCCTGACACAGGCGCGATTTCCGACCAATACGATCCTGTGCAGCAACGACCGACTGGCGATCGGGTTGTTGACGGCGTGTTACGAACAAGGGGTCCGGGTCGGGCGCGGCCCAGACGATGCGATTCGGGTTGCCGGACAGGACGGTCACCCCCATTCCCGCTATACATGTCCGCCTTTGACCACGATTTCGCACGACTATGACGCCGTATCCCAGACCGCCGCCGACAGTTTGTTTGCCGCGATTGACGGGCGGGTATCCCCTTGGAAAAGCACGCGTTTGGAAGGTCGTTTGATCCTGCGAGACTCGGCATGA
- a CDS encoding YihY/virulence factor BrkB family protein has protein sequence MARGRQADTPAQIPASGWKDIALRVKDNIAADHLGLIAAGVAFYALLAIFPAIAALMALGGLVLAPAEVAAQLQTLTEIIPEEAAQIIMDQAVAVTGSEQQGLGVAFGVGLVLAIYSASKGMGSLMQGLNVAYNEREKRGFVRKTLWTLALTLFLIVGLIMGLLAALAVPVILSFLILPDGLKTALSLSRWVILAAMTVFGLAVIYRYGPSRRNARWKWLSVGSVTACVVWILASIGFSIYVRNFGSYNETFGSVAGVIVLLMWLWISAFILMLGAVINAEIEAQTAVDSTVGPDRPMGQRGAKKADILGEAKGKA, from the coding sequence ATGGCGCGAGGCCGACAAGCAGACACCCCGGCGCAGATCCCGGCCAGTGGTTGGAAAGACATCGCCTTGCGCGTGAAAGACAACATTGCGGCCGATCATTTGGGCCTCATTGCCGCCGGGGTCGCGTTTTATGCGCTGCTGGCGATTTTCCCGGCGATCGCCGCGCTGATGGCGCTTGGCGGCCTTGTTCTGGCACCCGCTGAAGTGGCGGCACAGCTTCAAACCCTGACCGAGATCATCCCCGAGGAGGCTGCGCAGATCATCATGGATCAGGCCGTGGCGGTGACCGGTTCCGAGCAACAGGGCCTGGGTGTTGCCTTTGGCGTTGGTCTGGTTCTGGCGATTTATTCAGCGTCCAAGGGAATGGGCAGCCTGATGCAGGGGTTGAATGTTGCCTATAACGAGCGGGAAAAACGAGGGTTCGTCAGGAAAACGCTCTGGACGTTGGCGCTGACCCTGTTCTTGATCGTGGGGCTGATCATGGGCTTGCTCGCGGCGCTGGCGGTGCCTGTCATCCTGAGTTTTCTCATCCTGCCGGACGGGCTAAAGACGGCCCTGTCGTTGTCGCGTTGGGTCATTCTGGCGGCAATGACGGTGTTTGGTCTGGCGGTGATTTATCGCTACGGACCGTCCCGCCGGAATGCACGGTGGAAATGGCTGTCGGTCGGGTCCGTGACGGCCTGCGTGGTCTGGATCCTGGCCTCCATCGGGTTTTCGATCTATGTGCGCAATTTCGGCAGCTATAACGAAACTTTCGGCAGCGTGGCGGGGGTCATTGTCTTGCTGATGTGGCTGTGGATTTCGGCCTTCATCCTCATGCTGGGGGCGGTGATCAACGCCGAGATCGAGGCGCAGACCGCCGTTGATTCCACCGTCGGACCCGACAGGCCGATGGGGCAGCGCGGCGCCAAGAAGGCGGATATTCTGGGCGAGGCCAAGGGCAAGGCATGA
- a CDS encoding class I SAM-dependent methyltransferase, which translates to MTRDFGDLRVDFVGGAVAHRRRFGGGRGQALAKAMGLRGGKTPTIVDATAGLGRDAFLLASLGAEVTLIERSLTMHALLEQGLQRAYDEGGDVRDIVRRMTLLQGDSKDLLPTMRTEAILIDPMHPPSRKSALVKQELRRVREIVGADDDALDLMHIALDHARNRVVLKWPAKADPMVGLRACSHHILGKTTRYDVFMTG; encoded by the coding sequence ATGACGCGGGACTTTGGGGACTTGCGGGTTGATTTTGTCGGCGGCGCGGTGGCGCATCGGCGTCGCTTCGGCGGCGGGCGTGGACAGGCCCTGGCCAAGGCGATGGGCCTGCGCGGCGGCAAAACACCGACTATCGTCGATGCCACCGCGGGTCTGGGGCGCGATGCCTTTCTGTTGGCCTCGCTGGGTGCCGAGGTCACCTTGATCGAGCGATCCCTGACCATGCACGCCTTGTTGGAGCAGGGTTTGCAGCGCGCCTATGACGAGGGCGGAGACGTGCGCGACATCGTTCGCCGCATGACGCTTTTGCAGGGCGATTCCAAGGACTTGCTGCCGACGATGCGCACCGAGGCAATTCTGATCGACCCCATGCACCCGCCAAGCAGGAAATCGGCGCTGGTGAAGCAAGAGTTGCGACGTGTGCGCGAGATTGTCGGGGCCGACGATGATGCTTTGGACCTGATGCATATCGCGCTTGATCACGCACGAAACCGCGTCGTCTTGAAATGGCCCGCCAAGGCGGACCCGATGGTCGGACTGCGCGCGTGTTCGCATCATATCCTGGGGAAAACGACGCGTTACGATGTGTTCATGACCGGCTAA